One window of the Etheostoma spectabile isolate EspeVRDwgs_2016 chromosome 16, UIUC_Espe_1.0, whole genome shotgun sequence genome contains the following:
- the LOC116704325 gene encoding LOW QUALITY PROTEIN: heat shock protein 30-like (The sequence of the model RefSeq protein was modified relative to this genomic sequence to represent the inferred CDS: inserted 2 bases in 2 codons), with protein sequence MLCSHGFQSASLSPFMDFYWLARSLRSEVKPLLYQQELLQRNLPELHSSLEXETEPSRPLSYQLEKDGEHFGLSLDTGGFXRQEDGKASYSHRRQEFRQEFDLPEGPNLDAVTCYLAPDGKLHIKAATAPWVEEAEGVLTIRRSLEEETQQSVCSHTEGSSTETHSSTQDQPENIELCCCNNV encoded by the exons ATGCTCTGCTCTCATGGATTCCAGTCTGCCAGTCTCAGTCCATTCATGGACTTCTACTGGCTTGCGCGCAgtctgaggtcagaggtcaaaccTCTGCTCTACCAGCAGGAGCTACTGCAGAGAAACCTACCGGAGCTGCACAGCAGTCTGG CGGAGACGGAGCCTTCCCGACCGCTCTCCTACCAGCTGGAGAAAGATGGAGAGCACTTTGGCCTGAGCCTGGACACAGGAGGCT CCCGTCAGGAGGACGGGAAAGCCTCCTACTCTCACAGACGCCAGGAGTTCAGACAGGAGTTTGATCTGCCTGAAGGGCCCAACTTAGACGCCGTCACCTGCTACCTGGCTCCGGACGGAAAGCTCCACATCAAGGCAGCCACAGCTCCATGGGTGGAGGAGGCTGAGGGAGTGCTGACTATCAGGAGGAGCTTGGAGGAGGAAACACAGCAGAGTGTGTGTTCGCACACAGAAGGCAgcagcacagagacacacagcagcacacaggaCCAACCTGAAAACATTGAGTTATGTTGCTGCAACAATGTATAG
- the LOC116704322 gene encoding N-acetyllactosaminide beta-1,3-N-acetylglucosaminyltransferase 2, which yields MGRCCKRNRRLLCMCLLPCMMTGHLLIYILVSIFVTISYSPPKIIPHYIASGISASSSGLASHPLGPFWNLRLEDSALWNQLQHAWDRQHNPILRGNATRITRKPKANLLPDIEDECLSDCMSGHCSAPRMHDLNSLPEQMRAFLWSMHCREYPLLINQPGMCGRNNSSFGLESPMLLMAVKSQVGNFENRQAIRETWGRSGMVEGESNKKGRLVRTVFLLGRQDLSTGPHPDLKNLLELENQKYGDILQWDFRDTFFNLTLKDLLFWQWLQQYCPNAIFVFKGDDDVFVRTGALLDYLHKQWEEHNLWKAYTNETDMDLFVGDVINNAMPNREPSTKYYIPERFYKGGYPPYAGGGGVVYSVSLALRLKEVSERVRLFPIDDVYLGMCMHRLGLTPSHHPGFLTFDLPETVRGNPCAYKSVLLVHRRSSKEMLTLWKQLQSLPGKC from the coding sequence ATGGGCAGATGCTGCAAACGCAACAGGAGACTGCTGTGCATGTGCCTGCTGCCTTGCATGATGACCGGCCACCTTCTGATTTATATCCTGGTGTCCATATTTGTCACAATCTCCTACTCTCCTCCAAAAATAATCCCCCACTATATTGCCTCTGGGATTTCTGCTAGCTCCTCTGGATTGGCCTCTCACCCACTTGGCCCTTTCTGGAACCTTCGTCTGGAGGACAGTGCACTGTGGAACCAGTTGCAGCATGCTTGGGACCGTCAGCACAATCCAATTCTGCGAGGAAACGCAACTAGGATCACGAGGAAGCCAAAAGCTAACCTTCTACCAGACATTGAAGATGAATGCCTTTCTGACTGCATGTCAGGCCATTGTTCGGCCCCTCGTATGCATGATTTAAACAGCTTGCCAGAACAAATGAGGGCATTTCTATGGTCAATGCACTGCAGGGAGTATCCTCTCCTTATCAATCAGCCTGGCATGTGTGGCAGGAACAATAGTAGCTTTGGTCTGGAGTCTCCCATGCTCCTCATGGCCGTTAAGTCTCAAGTAGGGAACTTTGAAAACAGGCAGGCCATCCGTGAAACATGGGGACGCAGTGGTATGGTGGAGGGGGAATCCAACAAGAAGGGCAGATTAGTGCGCACAGTGTTTCTGCTTGGAAGGCAGGACTTAAGTACAGGTCCTCACCCAGACCTCAAAAACCTCCTGGAGCTTGAGAACCAGAAATACGGGGATATCCTTCAGTGGGACTTCAGAGATACTTTCTTTAACTTGACCCTAAAGGACTTGCTGTTCTGGCAATGGCTCCAGCAATACTGCCCCAATGCCATCTTCGTGTTCAAAGGGGATGATGATGTCTTTGTTCGAACAGGTGCCCTTCTGGATTACCTGCACAAGCAGTGGGAGGAGCACAACCTGTGGAAAGCCTATACAAATGAAACTGACATGGATTTGTTTGTGGGGGATGTAATCAACAACGCAATGCCAAACCGTGAGCCATCCACTAAGTACTACATACCCGAACGTTTCTACAAAGGCGGGTACCCACCGTACGCTGGTGGCGGAGGGGTGGTGTATTCTGTTTCACTTGCATTACGATTGAAAGAGGTTTCAGAGAGGGTGCGCCTTTTTCCAATAGACGATGTGTATCTGGGCATGTGCATGCACAGACTCGGGCTCACTCCAAGCCATCACCCGGGTTTTTTAACATTCGATCTCCCAGAAACAGTCAGGGGAAATCCCTGTGCTTACAAGTCTGTTCTGCTCGTTCACAGACGGAGTTCCAAGGAGATGCTGACACTATGGAAGCAGCTCCAGAGTCTGCCAGGGAAATGCTGA